In Patescibacteria group bacterium, the DNA window GGGATCGTACGTTATCTGGATCGCTTCAAGATGAAAGGTTGCTCCTGCACAAACCTCTTCGTACGTTGGATCTTCCTTTTGCCCACCTGTATATCCTGATAAAACTTCTGAAACACCTTCCAGCTTTTCGAAAGGGTGTTCCATACACCAGAAACAGCCTCCCGCAAAAGTTGCTTTCTCATATTTAGTTTCGGCAAATAAACTGAATGGCATTAAAAAAAGTAAAACAAGGAAAAAAAGAAAATGTATATTATATTTTACTGACATATTCACCTCCATAGATAAGTGTATATTATTTAATCTATTTCTCCATTATCCTATTAAAAACGTATTTAAAAAAGGGTTTTTTAATAAATATTTCTAAAACTAAAAACCTCTTTACATAACAGTTGCAAAGAACGCTAAGAGAACAAAATCAGAGTTGTTTTTTTGGAGTGCAGTAACCGCCTGTCCGCCAGTCTATTAGGCGGGTGTTACTGCTTTATTACGCATCATCACAGATGATGCACTCCATATTAAGAGGAGGTAGTTTAATGGGTCTGCTTAATCCATTGCGCGAAGAAATCGAGGCAATGCCCCCACCATCTATTCAGCGGATTCTCAATATCCAGATTCTTCGGAACCTCAACATCTTCTCTTCCTTTTTTTACATCTCTCTGATACTCATATACAAGCCTTTCCGCTGGATATTCCGGATGCCCGAGATGCTCAATACCTGGAAGACTCGTTCCATAAATTTTAAATTAGGATCTGGCCTGAATTTCCTCTTGATTTCCATAATATTACTTATTAACATTTTGAACATGGAATATCCAATGGGTATTTTTCCATGTTATGCATCTAAATTAACAAAGAGAGAACCATGAGCACGTCAGTTACATTCGATTCTAATGTATGGGAAATCATCGTAGATGAAGACAAGCGAAATAGTTCAGATCCAATCTATACTAGGATCTATGAGCTAATAAATAATAGCGCAATTCAGCCCTACTTTTTTGAGGGCTTAGCCACAATAGAAACCATTAAGAAAAAAGACAGAAAGGAACACTATGCCAATTACAAAGCTGGATTTTCTATGTCTGTAGATGGTAAGGAAGTTTCTTTACACAATGGTTCTGGAGGTCCAGAAATT includes these proteins:
- a CDS encoding homoserine O-succinyltransferase; translation: MEHLGHPEYPAERLVYEYQRDVKKGREDVEVPKNLDIENPLNRWWGHCLDFFAQWIKQTH